A region of Myxococcus stipitatus DSM 14675 DNA encodes the following proteins:
- a CDS encoding vWA domain-containing protein, translated as MDLKSLSRTVLTAALATTLSAAPALAAPPPVKAPPPVAANQGSQAQAEKKPAAPRPEIEVVFVLDTTGSMSGLLEGAKAKIYSIASGIAQGRPTPHLKIGLVAYRDVGDDYVTKRFDLSDDLDTVFANLRRFTAGGGGDSPEHVGRGLGEAVSKLSWSQDRTVMKAIFLVGDAPPAQRNDDWDFKHWSKRAKDKHIVVNTVRCGLDEETMTAWKYVAKLTDGSFDTIEQSGGMVAVATPYDDELAKVNSALASKTLYTGKAEVQAANVARAQAMAELAPEAASERITYLRKKQRAEGGSGAGAPAPSSAPVAVGGAVDLVSAPEKLASVSDDELPADLKALSTEARTAKVKQLADEKKALEAKASKLAEEREAWLSKNRPEKEDAFDANVMKGVKAQAKKYGVAY; from the coding sequence ATGGACCTCAAGTCCCTGTCGCGGACCGTGCTCACGGCCGCGCTCGCCACCACCTTGTCCGCGGCCCCGGCCCTGGCCGCACCGCCCCCCGTGAAGGCGCCGCCTCCCGTCGCGGCGAACCAGGGCTCGCAGGCCCAGGCCGAGAAGAAGCCCGCGGCGCCTCGCCCTGAAATCGAGGTGGTCTTCGTGCTGGACACCACGGGCTCGATGAGCGGGCTGCTCGAGGGGGCCAAGGCGAAAATCTACTCCATCGCCTCGGGCATCGCGCAGGGGCGGCCCACGCCGCACCTGAAGATTGGCCTGGTGGCGTACCGGGACGTGGGGGACGACTACGTCACGAAGCGCTTCGACTTGAGCGATGACCTGGACACCGTCTTCGCGAACCTGCGCCGCTTCACGGCGGGCGGCGGCGGCGACTCGCCCGAGCACGTGGGCCGGGGCCTGGGTGAGGCGGTGTCGAAGCTGTCCTGGAGCCAGGACCGCACGGTGATGAAGGCCATCTTCCTGGTGGGCGACGCGCCTCCCGCGCAGCGCAACGACGACTGGGATTTCAAGCACTGGTCCAAGCGCGCCAAGGACAAGCACATCGTCGTGAACACCGTGCGGTGCGGCCTGGACGAGGAGACGATGACGGCGTGGAAGTACGTGGCGAAGCTGACCGATGGCTCCTTCGACACCATCGAGCAGTCCGGCGGCATGGTGGCGGTGGCGACGCCGTACGATGACGAGCTGGCGAAGGTGAACTCGGCGCTCGCGTCGAAGACGCTCTACACGGGCAAGGCGGAGGTCCAGGCCGCGAACGTCGCCAGGGCCCAGGCCATGGCGGAGCTGGCTCCGGAGGCCGCCTCGGAGCGCATCACCTACCTGCGCAAGAAGCAGCGCGCGGAAGGGGGCTCTGGAGCGGGGGCGCCCGCGCCGAGCAGCGCGCCGGTGGCCGTGGGCGGCGCGGTGGACCTGGTCTCCGCGCCGGAGAAGCTGGCGAGCGTGAGCGACGATGAGCTGCCCGCGGACTTGAAGGCCCTGAGCACCGAGGCGCGCACCGCGAAGGTGAAGCAGCTGGCGGATGAGAAGAAGGCCCTGGAGGCCAAGGCCTCCAAGCTCGCCGAGGAGCGCGAGGCGTGGCTGTCGAAGAACCGCCCGGAGAAGGAGGACGCCTTCGACGCCAACGTGATGAAGGGCGTGAAGGCGCAGGCCAAGAAGTACGGCGTGGCGTACTGA
- a CDS encoding pirin family protein encodes MISVRNAEERGHANHGWLDTHHTFSFADYYDPNFMGFRTLRVINEDTVAAQRGFGMHPHRDMEIITYVLGGQVEHRDSMGTQAVIRPGEVQRMSAGTGVVHSEMNNFSEPLHMLQIWILPNEKGLAPGYEQKAFDAKERQGRFRVVASPDGREGSLTVHQDLLLHGTLLGAGESARYTLASGRHAWLQMARGSGTLNGVKLKAGDGVAVSEEDALVLTAESPVEALLFDMA; translated from the coding sequence ATGATCTCCGTTCGAAATGCAGAGGAAAGAGGCCATGCCAACCACGGCTGGTTGGACACGCACCACACGTTCTCCTTCGCGGACTACTACGACCCGAACTTCATGGGGTTCCGCACGTTGAGGGTCATCAACGAGGACACGGTGGCGGCCCAGCGAGGCTTCGGGATGCACCCGCACCGGGACATGGAAATCATCACGTACGTGCTGGGTGGCCAGGTGGAGCACCGCGACAGCATGGGGACGCAGGCGGTCATCCGGCCGGGTGAAGTGCAGCGGATGAGCGCGGGGACGGGCGTGGTGCACAGCGAGATGAACAACTTCTCGGAGCCGCTGCACATGCTGCAGATCTGGATCCTCCCCAACGAGAAGGGCCTGGCGCCGGGCTATGAGCAGAAGGCCTTCGACGCGAAGGAGCGTCAGGGGCGCTTCCGGGTGGTGGCCTCGCCCGATGGCCGGGAGGGCTCGCTCACCGTGCACCAGGACCTGCTGCTGCACGGCACGCTGCTGGGCGCGGGGGAGTCCGCTCGCTACACGCTGGCGTCGGGCCGGCATGCGTGGCTGCAGATGGCGCGTGGCTCCGGCACGCTGAACGGCGTGAAGCTGAAGGCCGGTGACGGCGTGGCGGTGTCGGAAGAGGACGCGTTGGTGCTCACCGCCGAGTCGCCCGTGGAGGCGCTGCTGTTCGACATGGCGTGA
- a CDS encoding type IV pilus modification PilV family protein: protein MSSTARALRRGATLIEVLIAMAVLALAATGAVGGMVFASRDVHDGQLLQVKRLLLEASTQRLWLASKAPLLSEAVVRPSTFPTDLAPGAAPWKVDSSLPVAGDPSTGAYFKLSASGLVEPLTGIPPGTACNHTSLPEGTYCREMLVTQGLPKDPPPAAAALLPPGSRPVTVWTRVVRKGDTAERAQSHNEVFVQ from the coding sequence ATGAGCTCGACTGCTCGCGCGCTCCGCCGGGGCGCCACCCTCATCGAGGTGCTCATCGCCATGGCGGTGCTGGCGCTCGCCGCCACCGGAGCGGTGGGCGGCATGGTGTTCGCCTCCCGCGACGTGCATGACGGACAGCTCCTCCAGGTGAAGCGCCTGCTGCTCGAGGCCAGCACCCAGCGGCTGTGGCTGGCCTCCAAGGCGCCGCTGCTCTCCGAAGCCGTGGTGCGCCCCAGCACCTTCCCCACGGACCTGGCGCCCGGCGCCGCGCCGTGGAAGGTGGACTCGAGCCTCCCCGTCGCGGGAGACCCCAGCACCGGCGCCTACTTCAAGCTGTCCGCCTCCGGACTGGTGGAGCCCCTCACCGGCATCCCCCCCGGCACGGCCTGCAATCACACGTCGCTGCCAGAGGGCACGTACTGCCGCGAGATGCTCGTGACGCAGGGCCTGCCGAAAGACCCGCCCCCCGCCGCCGCCGCGCTCCTGCCTCCGGGCTCGCGGCCGGTGACGGTCTGGACCCGCGTGGTGCGCAAGGGCGACACCGCCGAGCGCGCCCAGTCGCACAACGAGGTGTTCGTCCAATGA
- a CDS encoding peptide chain release factor family protein, whose product MTTSPTRRQAALEALALDDEALLKTCEVDYFIASGPGGQHRNTTASGVRLTHGATELSVTATERRSQVQNKGVALERLREGLKALTFVPKVRRPTRPSAGAKRRRLEGKKRTSEKKTLRGKGDW is encoded by the coding sequence ATGACGACCTCACCCACACGCCGCCAAGCCGCACTAGAGGCCCTCGCGCTCGACGACGAGGCCCTGCTCAAGACGTGCGAGGTGGACTACTTCATCGCCTCCGGCCCGGGCGGCCAGCACCGCAACACCACCGCCAGCGGCGTGCGCCTCACCCACGGCGCCACGGAGCTGTCCGTCACGGCGACGGAGCGGCGCAGCCAGGTCCAGAACAAGGGCGTGGCCCTGGAGCGCCTGCGCGAGGGCTTGAAGGCCCTCACGTTCGTCCCCAAGGTCCGCCGCCCCACCCGTCCCTCCGCGGGCGCCAAGCGCCGACGGCTCGAGGGGAAGAAGCGCACGTCGGAGAAGAAGACCCTCCGCGGCAAGGGCGACTGGTAG
- a CDS encoding PilW family protein has protein sequence MTLLEIMVALALTAIIIAAASALVVAGSRIIHNTEHTADSHDASRLAGEAILNMVRQAGAGAPGGIWVSQGGTPTRVSAVFGSDGAASGDDLWLVVPDRDYLGEPCRTEGTAASVVRPGVGVIHVNCTEGFKPDSLHLVSNMTSAALLSSVTTTPATPGTPGQVQYAESTVSGFSNAPEKGGYQVGDLVYPVRLVHFFIAPHPTTGRPSLMRADGRLQVDPTGRPFSDVDPATSLPMVVQENVENLQVAFGFDSTGQEDPAKYTWQHGLLPAYTPGLRAVRINVVATGRNQRRNTQSTAVLDDDKPIAVENYAPPPPVAADGLYRSLYTRRLELPNLAAANL, from the coding sequence ATGACGTTGCTCGAAATCATGGTGGCCCTGGCCCTCACGGCCATCATCATCGCGGCCGCCTCGGCGCTCGTCGTGGCTGGCAGCCGCATCATCCACAACACGGAGCACACGGCGGACAGCCATGACGCCTCCCGGCTCGCGGGCGAGGCCATCCTGAACATGGTGCGGCAGGCCGGCGCCGGTGCGCCCGGCGGCATCTGGGTGTCCCAGGGAGGCACGCCCACCCGCGTCAGCGCCGTCTTCGGGAGCGACGGCGCCGCCTCGGGTGATGACCTGTGGCTGGTGGTGCCGGACCGCGACTACCTGGGTGAGCCGTGTCGCACGGAGGGCACCGCGGCCTCCGTGGTGCGGCCGGGCGTAGGGGTCATCCACGTCAACTGCACGGAGGGCTTCAAGCCGGACTCGCTGCACCTGGTCAGCAACATGACGAGCGCGGCCCTCCTCTCCAGCGTCACCACCACCCCCGCGACCCCGGGGACGCCCGGACAGGTGCAGTACGCCGAGTCCACCGTCAGCGGCTTCTCCAACGCACCGGAGAAGGGCGGCTACCAGGTGGGAGACCTCGTGTATCCGGTGCGCCTGGTGCACTTCTTCATCGCCCCCCACCCCACGACGGGGCGGCCGTCGCTGATGCGCGCGGACGGGCGGCTCCAGGTGGACCCGACGGGGCGGCCCTTCTCCGACGTGGACCCGGCGACCAGCCTTCCCATGGTCGTGCAGGAGAACGTGGAGAACCTGCAGGTGGCGTTCGGCTTCGACTCCACCGGCCAGGAGGACCCCGCGAAGTACACGTGGCAGCATGGACTGCTGCCCGCCTACACGCCGGGGCTGCGCGCGGTGCGCATCAACGTGGTGGCCACCGGCCGCAACCAGCGCCGCAACACGCAGAGCACCGCCGTGCTGGATGACGACAAGCCCATCGCCGTGGAGAACTACGCGCCGCCCCCCCCGGTCGCCGCGGATGGTCTCTACCGCAGCCTCTACACCCGCCGCCTGGAGCTGCCGAACCTGG
- a CDS encoding YceI family protein, with product MTLKTWQLDATHTTVGFMVRHMVVAKVHGRFTRFEGKVVVPGDDLAQGSVEVKIDASSIDTGVEQRDNHLRSPDFFDASAFPKLIFRSKRVQDAGKGHYRVVGDLTIRDVTREVVLETELLGKVKDPWGNERLAFQASTSIDRKDFGLSWNQALEAGGLLVGERVDISLDVQAVAEKAA from the coding sequence ATGACCCTCAAGACCTGGCAGCTGGATGCGACGCACACGACGGTGGGCTTCATGGTCCGCCACATGGTGGTGGCCAAGGTGCACGGCCGCTTCACGCGCTTCGAGGGGAAGGTGGTGGTGCCGGGGGATGACCTCGCGCAGGGCTCGGTGGAGGTGAAGATCGACGCGTCGAGCATCGACACGGGTGTGGAGCAGCGTGACAACCACCTGCGCTCGCCGGACTTCTTCGACGCGAGCGCCTTCCCGAAGCTCATCTTCCGCAGCAAGCGCGTGCAGGACGCGGGCAAGGGCCACTACCGCGTGGTGGGCGACCTGACGATTCGCGACGTCACGCGCGAGGTGGTGCTGGAGACGGAGCTGCTCGGGAAGGTGAAGGACCCGTGGGGCAACGAGCGGCTGGCCTTCCAGGCGAGCACGAGCATCGACCGCAAGGACTTCGGCCTCTCGTGGAACCAGGCGCTGGAGGCAGGCGGGCTGTTGGTGGGGGAGCGTGTGGATATCTCCCTGGACGTCCAAGCGGTGGCCGAGAAGGCCGCGTGA